The nucleotide sequence AGAGTTTGATGAAAATTGCCGTGTTGCCTTTCAGCTTATCATAGATAAATTTTTCCACGTGCGTTGCTCGCACCAACCCCCGCGCGGGGTCTTCCTTTGCTCCCTCCTTCAACGGATTCTTTTTGTCAAAATCCGCGAGCGCCGCCGCGCGTTGGGTAGCCACCTGGCCGCTGGCGCGCAACATACTCCAGCACAGTTGTTCAGGCGTAAGATGCGCAAAACCGCCGACCCCAAAATTATTCGCCCACCGACGGCCCAATGTTTCCGTTGCCGCAGCCACCGCCGCACCGGCTTCGTTGGCGATCGCTTGCACATCAACCAATTCCGCGGCTAATTTCCCTGTGCGCTTTTGCGCCTCTGCCAACTTCGCTTCAGCGACTGCCACGGCGCGAGTAGCCGAATCGAGTTTCCCTTGGGCGGATTGTTCAGTTGCGACGCGCCCATTGACTTCCTGCTGCGCGCGGACCACATCCCGATCCACCAGCTTCTGTAACGCCTGCAACGTGGCAATGGCATCCCGCGAGCGGGCGACGGCATTTGTCACGGGAGCCTGCAATTCGGTGACGGTGGCGAGAAAGGGTTGAGTAACCAACGCGGCAGCTTCAGCGGCGAGCTTGGCACTCGAGATGGCATTGACCACGGCGGCGGCGGCGGTTTTGGCGTGGGCTTGTTTTTCGGAAAGTGTTTTTTGTGAGGCAGCCAAAACTTGAGCCGAGGCGGCGTGTTCCTTTTGCGCGGCAACGCGGGGAAATTGCAGTTGAGCTAAAACGATGCTGAGCGGTTCCTCCTCGGCTTTGGCAGCGGCTAATTGTTTCGCGGCATCATTTACTTTGGCGATTGCAGCGACTTGAACGTTTTGCGATCGGGCCAACTCGACCATGGCTTGCGCGTCCTCCAACCGACGAATGGCGCGAGCCTCAAGGTGCATTGCGCGTTCGCGACCGCGGGCGGCGGCCTGCCATGCACGGTCGAGTGACTGCACTTGCTTGTCGATCACTGCCCAATTGGCGCGGGAGGCATCACTGATTGTTTGGGCGGCATCCAATTTTTCGGCGGCCGTCTTGGCGGTGGCCGTTTTGGTGATAGTGTCTTTTTGCGCGGCAGCAACTTCGGCGGCCAGTTTATCGACCTTGGCTTTGAGTTTGGCGGCGGGGTCAGCCAATTCCTTGTCATCCTTGAATTCATCCGCCACGGCTTTGGCCTGTGCGGCAAGGGCAGCCACTTTTTTATGCGCGGCTTGTTTGTCGGTTAATTTTTTCTGTGCAGCTGCTAATGCTTTACCAGCTGCATCGCTGGATTTTTTGGCCGTGCTGACAGGGTTAAGGGTTTTGTCCAACACACCCTGCGCGGCATATCGTTTGCCTCGGGCGACGGCCAAGGCCTCGTATGCCTTGTCGAATGCGGCCTGCGCGATTTCGGTTCCGGCATTTAATTTTTTCTGTTCAGTTTCCAGCGTGGGAATCAGGGCTGTCGGTTTTATCTGCGCAGGCAAATCGAATTGGCGCTGATAAGTTTGCGACAAGGCCAATTCGCGCAGGAAAACGCGCACATCATAGTTATGGGCGGCAAATTCATCGGCCAATAATCCGAGCAATTCTGGGTGAGCCGAGGGGTTGCCGGTATGCAGTCCGTCACGCGGCTCCACCAGCGCGCGGCCCATCATATGGCCCCACAGGCGGTTGGCGATGTTACGGCCGAAGTACGGGCTTGCGGCGGCGTGTTTGGCGAGTTGGGCGCGGCGGCTGTATTTGGGAATGCCGCGGAGGTTTTTGTTCTTTGGATTAGGTGCCACCTGCCATTCGTCGCCGAGGGAAAAGACGGGTTCGGTAATTTCAAAATCTCCGGGGACGCGCGGACGCATGCCTCCGGAGATTTCGGTGAAGACGCTCTTGAATTTGGCTTCACCGGTGGCACGCTCGGCCAGCACGGCGGGTTTTTGGGCGTCGGGCCTAAACACAAAACTGCGGCTCACGAAGGCGTAGATTCCGAAGTAGTCGCGTTGATAATAATCGTCAATGTTCGGGTGGTCGTGGCATTGGGCGCACTGGAGGTCCATGCCGAAAAATTTGCGGGCGAGGTCGCGAGTCACGAGATTGGGTTCGGCTTCGCGATCAAGGATGAATTTGGCGGCGGCGTGCGGGATGCCCGTGCGATTTCCGTCGGTGCCGATGATTTCGCCGGCCATCGCATCCCAAGGTTTATTGGCAGCAAACGCGTCTCGCAAATAACCGCGCCATGCGGGGGTTTTCACATATTTATCCGCGCGGCGCTCCATGAGCATCACGTCGAACACCGTGGCCATATGACGGGCATATTCCGGCGAAGCCAGCAATGCATCAATGGCGGCGCGGCGTTTGGTGGCCGACGTGTCATCAATGAAATCGCGGGCCTCGGCGCTGGAGGGAATGCGGCCAGTGAGATCGAGGTGCAGTCGGCGGATGAATTCTCCATCACTCGCCTGCCCGGCCAGCGGGCCCACCTGCCCCGCCGCCACGTGGCGATCGATGCGCACGTGGAAGGGCAACCCATCCGCCGCCGTCGCGCCCCATACAGGCAGCAGGGTTACAATCAAAAATAATCGGGCTTTGTGCACGTTCATTGGATTGCCGTGCGGCACAGATATTCACTGAGGTTTGGGCGATTATACGGTGCGATTGAAAATCCAGCTGAATTCCCGCGACTCCGTCTTCGGCGCGCGGCGCAGACTTCGCTCGGCCAATTTTGCATAACGCGCGCCCAATCGGCATAAATAATCCTGCGCCTCGGCGGACTCACCGGTGAGGTCGGTTAAGTGTTCCACATTCCAACGGCGGACGAGGTGCTTCACAATCTCCGCGTAATGGTTTGCCGTGTACACCCCGAGTTGCTGGGCGACGGTTGAGAAACTTTCGAACAAGCCGGGGCCCTCGCCGTCTTCCATCAGATGCGAGGGCATTACGATTTGGTCGCGCATTAAATCACGAAACGCCAGCACGGCGCCATTGGGATCCTGCTCGAAAATGTGGCCCATGAAATTGGTGTACGCCTTTTCGTGGCGCGCTTCATCGGTGGCGATGGCGCTGCAGATGGCCTGCAATCCGTCATCGCCTTCCGCGCGCGCGAGTTGGGCGACGTTTTTGTGCGAAATCTTGGTGGCCCGTTCCTGAAACGAGGTGTAAACAAATCCCTTGTACGGATCCTGCGCCGTGCCGGGATCAAATCCGTTGCGCAATAAATTTTGGATCGTCAGCTCCACCGCGCGCATATCCACCCGGCCGGTGAGGTACAGATATTTATTAAGCAAATCGCCGTGCCGGTTTTCTTCCGCGGTCCAGCCGCGCGTCCATTGCGCCCACGGGCTTTCGTCCGTGCCGGTTTTGTCACCGATTCCCTCGAATCCATTCAGCAATGATTGGTAAGTGGGCAGCGCTTCTTCCGTCACCATATCGCCCACCAAAACCACCAGCACGGCATCGGACAAGCCCTTTGCGGGTTCACGGAATTCCCCGACTTGATCCGCCCAATCTTCGGCGGTCAAGTTTGGCAGCAAATCCTGCGGCTGCCAGCATTCCTCCAGTGAATCCAGCAACCCCAGCTGGCCGGAGACAAAGCCCTCCATATCGGCGATGACCTCTCGCTGTTGTGGATTCAAGATTGGGTCTTTCGCTTGAAGCTCAAAAAATTATTCATCTTCAAATTGGAAGCCGGAGCCTCCGCTCCTGACCATACACGCAGCCTCTCCAACAACCAACGCAATACGCATTCAAATTGTTTGGAGTTGAACACAGATGACACAAATGACACTGATGAACTGGATATTCAGGATTCTTTATCCTGAATATCTGTGTTCATTTGATGGGCGAAAAATCCGTGGCGTTGAGATAAATGCGCTCTGGCCGTCTGGAGAGAATTTTGCCATCGGCCTCGGAGGCAGCTCGGGCTTTTTTCCAAGCCGGATCGCCACCAAAGCCGCTCCAATTCTTTTTGGCCTGATCCGTATTGCCGAAATGGGAAATGATGTAGATCAGCGTATTGGATTTACCCTGGTTGGCATCCATTGGCGTCCAGTAGGCGACATTCGTCATGTCATGATTCTCGAAGATCTTACAAGTATGGTCGCGGAATCGTGCATGTAGATTCTTCAACCGCTCAGGGGCCGTGGTGTAGGTGCGCAGCTCGAACGTACGGATTTTTTTGGTTATGACGGGCTTTACGAAGGGTGAGTAATCGGTGGCACTCATAAAAATACTATCGACCTTGGCGACCAACGCACCATCTTGGGTTGAGGCCTTATACGCCTTTTTCCAGTCTGGATTATTCAGAAAGGCCTGCCATGATTTCTTGTGTGCCTCCCGACTGGGCGAGCTAATTACATAAATCAACCGGTTATCGGATTGATCAACCGGCACCCAGTATCCCACGTTGGTGAGCCCGTGCTTTTCAAATAATTTGCAGGTGTGGTCGCGAAATCGCGCATTGAGTGCCTCGAGCTTACCCTCGGCCGCCGTGTAAATACGCAGCTCATAACAGCGCGTGTCCTCCGCCAAAACCCCAGCGGCCAACAGCAAAAATGCAAAGAAAGGAAGAATGCGTTTCATGTGTGCGGAAATGTTAGGGCCCGCCGTCTGAAAGGCAACTGAAAAGAGATGTCCGTTGGGTTCGATTTTGCAAATCGGCAATGCCTTGCGTTATTCAGCCAACTCCTACTTTACCCTCCGTGGTGAAGCTGCGTTTCGTGAATTGGTAATTTCGGACGGGATTAGATCGTAGCCTTGTTTGCGCCCTCCCATTAGGCGGTTGAAAACTCGTTGAGTTGTTTTGCTTGGATGCCTCAGCCCTAAATTGTGTCCCAACTCATGAGCACAAGTCCGCCCAATAGATCCAATTTTGAATGGCCGTTGTTCGAAAACAGGAAACCGGATGGGAGGCCTAGTCCCTCCCGAAGGTTTATCGGTCCAAACCCCGACCACTGCACGGTTGTTTCCTGTGCCGGAAGCATTGCCTTGAGAGGTTTGTCCGATATAGGGGAAAAGGTATAAATTAAACATATCCGGCCGGAAATTACGCTTCGGAAAAAAACTATAAATATGCGGAATGCGCGATGGGTCTGATCGCCCGTTCGCATCTCGCTTGGCGTTAAGAATAACGTTTACACTTGAATGAGTGTCGATAGTCCTTTGCAAAGGTGTGCTAATGATTTTTTCGAGTTCCCAGCTAATGTTCGCCTGTTTCCAAATCCTGTTAATTTCCGGGAGTAGATACTGTGAAATGTGTTGAGGATTGACCCACATGTCCATTTTCACGCCGCGCTTTTCCATGACTAGATCGGTTAGTATATGAACTCTCAACGGCAATACCATCAATTCATCTGGTCGAGGCGTTGGAGTCCGTGTTTGAGCTAATTCCGGGCCGGGCTCAGCATTGGAAGGCGTTGCATCTAGTAGTTGAATTGAATCGGTTTCCTTGTCGCATCCAGCGAGCATCAGCAAGGCCGATATCATCCAAGTTGTGAAACTAAAACTAGTGAATCGTAATTTCATGTTACTTCATTGCGTTGTGACTCATCTTGCTCTTCGGCAATGTTCTTCCAGCTCGTTAATCTGAGTCTCGGTGAGTGCAGATCCCCTGCCGGGGCTCAAAAATGTTTTAAAGAAATGGACTTCTTTCCCATCAATCTTCCAAGGCCCATCATCAACCTGCTTGCCATTCTTGTAAATCTCAACTACTGCATTTTCAACGCAAGACATATTTGTATTGCCCGTCTTCATAGCTGCCAGCAATTTTTTCTTCAGGGCTTTTCTATACCCCACCATCCTGACTCAGAGAAGTTTTGAGGACCATCATCAATGAGGCATTGAGAGAACGGGGCTCTGAATGACGTTCGCTGCGTTGAAACTAACCTAAGGACAGGAAACACTCTGGGCCAAAATAAATTTATGTTGAATCAAAAATCATATTTATTTATGATTCTGCCATGAGGATTGCTTTGTTCATTGCTCCACTGTTCTTCTTGATGCTCACAGAAAAAGCAGACGCGTTTGTATGGTCATTTGGGGGTGAAAAATTCGAGAAAGTTGAAGATTTACCCGACACTGATGACTACCGTAATGAGAATGGAGTATATCAAGATGCTTATGTAATATATAAACACGGTTGGATTTTATGGATACCATTATGGAATTGGGATGCACGTTATGTGCTATCGAGCGGCGGAGGAATGTATTATGAATTTGCTAATAAATCCGACGTAGCCCTGCTGGCCTTAACATATGGCCCACCCGACAAGGCTATACCGTTTTGGGAGAGTGTCGGCGGTAAAATTTTGTGGGGTGTTGTTTTGTTAATATGGGCATTTGTTAAGTTTGGTGGCGGTATGATCGCATCTTTCAGAAATACTAGTCAACAAACAGCATACGTTCAGCACCCTCCACCTTCGATAGGTTTCCCAAAAGAAATCCTAATCTCGAGAAATGGCCAACAATACGGGCCATATTCACATGAACAAGCCAAAGCGATGCTCTCATCTGGGGACCTTATTGACTCTGACAATGCTTGGTTTCAGGGCGCCGAAGGTTGGATGCCCCTTCATCAAGTTCCAGGAATCAGATAAATTCATAACTCAAACCGGCACACTCATTTTCTGAGAATGAGGTCTCTCAGGGTTTTCTGAGTGATCAGTGTGATCGCTGTATTTCCCCTGAAAACGGAGGATTTGATGTTCGTTGGGTTCGATTCCCAATCAACATTCAGTTCACTTCAACTCCACGCGTGTGTAGGGGCTGGAGATGTAGGTGGGATACACACGCGGGCCGCGGCGGATGAGCTTGCGGTGGTTGGTGAAAAAATCCACGCGCTGCGCGTCGGGCGGCAGGGGCACGGTGACGTTCCACGTGTTGCTTGGCCGATGGGCGGTCATGTTGGCCCATTGTTTGGGCTGGAAAAGTTCGCGAATGTACGCGGCGCTGCCGTCTGGGCCACGATCGAACATCCAAAAGATCCGGCCGTTATCCGCCCGCGCGCCTGAGGGGAAGGTCACCGCCACGTCGAGGCGCTGGCCCTTGCGGGTGGTTTTTACCGTGGGCGGCGGTAGCATTTTTTCGCCGCCGAAAAAATGGCTGAGCAGGAAGGCCGCCTTGTTTTGTTCATCCCGTTCCACAGCCGGATGCCGGTCGCGCACGCCGTGCCCGGAATTGGCGCGCAAATACACGGGCACTTCGGGATACTCTTTGCCGCCCCAAGCCAGATCGAACGCCACGAAATCATGGGTACCCGGATGGAACAGTACCTCCGCCCCGCGCCGGCGCAGGGCGGCGAGTTTCGGCGCTACAAAGACCTCCTCGCCCATGGCTTTCGAGAGCCGTTGCAGATCGGCCCATTTGTGCCCCACCTCCAGCGCGTCGCCGTTGTAAATGGGCCCAAAGGTGCCGCCGAGAAAGGGGTGATGCAGCAGGCGCCCCTCGACCACGCGCTCTCCGCGTTCGCGCAGTCGCGCGGCGTAGCGTGTGTTGGCTTTCCGCAGATCAGTCCACGCCGGTTCATCGCAAAGTCGCAGAGGCGACGGCCAGATGGGCGACACCGCCGCGTGCAAGGCGGTGAGGCGGTCATCCTGCAACAACGCCACCGACGGCGAGGCGCCGTTCTTCGAGCCGCCGGACATGGCCACTTTGCCTTGTTCGAAATGAGCCTTCTCCGCATAAGCCGCCGTGGTGGCCCGCATCAACGCCGCCGGCCAGCCCCAGTATTGGATGGAGTGTTTCGGATTGAGGGTCTCAATAAACTTCCGTTCCGCCAGCCGCCCCAGTTCGGGCTGCCCCGAGGCCGGCAACACCTGCACGACGGTAAAGACCAGCCCCACCCCGCCCCGCAGCAATTCGGCATCCAGCCCGCGCGGCGTGAAATTGTTCTGCATGTTTTGAAAATTATGACCGCCAGTCAGGTGGAACCCCTTTGCCTTGCGATCATGCGGCACGATAAACCGCACGGGCAACCGGTATTCATGCCCCGGCACCAATTCGCCCACGCGAATGCTGATCAGCTTCTGCCGCGTCACCACCTCCCCGCGCACGGCGTGCCAATCCTTCAACACCTTCACCTCCAGCGTGGAGGCATCGCGCATGGCGGCCATGTCGAAGAGTTCGGCCGCCAGCGAGGTCAGCGCGCCCAAACAGATACCGAGGTAAAGCCAGATTCTCATTTCTGGATGATCTTTAGCGCGGCTTCGGCGAAGCGTTTGCCCAGGGTCTTGTAGCCTTCGGCCGAGTAATGAAGGTCGTTTTTGATCTCCCTGCCGGCGCGATTTTTGCCGTCGTTCAGATCGTCCGTATCGACCCAGGCATAATTCTTCGCGCGATTGGCGATTTTCACCTGCGCTTCACGCACCATCGTCCAGTGCGGGTACCGAGTGTTTTTCAGATCAAAATCGCTGAGCCGACCGATGATGAAATTCACGTCCGTCCGCTCAAACTCCCGGCACACCTGCAGGTGCAAGCCCACCAGGCTCTCGGCATACACCGGCCCCCATTTCATTTTCGCGTCGCGCTCGCCCTGCATCCAAATAAAGGTCACTGACTTGAGTTGGTGCCCCTTCACCGCCGGACGCACCTTGGCCATCAACCGATCATACAGATCACCGGTCTTGGCCGGCTTCACGTCCTCCGGCGAGGTCCAATTTTTGTACCAACGCTGAATCGGCTGCCCGCCCAGTGCGTCCTGCACCACGATCACGTTGTCTTTGCCCAAGGCCTTTTCCACCGCGGGCGTAAAGGCCTCCTGCGGCCGGTGCCCTTGCATGTTCGATTGGCCGGACAGGATGAAGACATGCTTCGCCTCCTCGGCTTTCAAATTCCCCGCCACCAGCAGCAACGCCAGTGCGGCCATTCCGTTCATTAGATATTTCATGTTCATAAACTCACTTCCAATCCAGTCCTGAATGGAGCTGGTTAAAATTCTCGTGCCCGTCGGCGGTCACCGCCACCATGTCCTCCACGCGCACACCGCCGTGGATGGCCGAGTACAGGCCGGGCTCCACGGTGAACACTTCACGCTCCAGAATCTCGCCGCCGCCCGTGGCAAACCGTTTGCCCGGCTCTTGTATTCTCTGGCCGGATGGTTGGGGTCATCGAAAATATCTTTGTTTCGTGGGCTTCATTGAGCAAATCTTTAGTAAAACAAGATCTACGGCCATGCTCATCGCGTGTTCGAACCAAACTCTCTGCATTCGAA is from Limisphaerales bacterium and encodes:
- a CDS encoding DUF1549 domain-containing protein; translated protein: MNVHKARLFLIVTLLPVWGATAADGLPFHVRIDRHVAAGQVGPLAGQASDGEFIRRLHLDLTGRIPSSAEARDFIDDTSATKRRAAIDALLASPEYARHMATVFDVMLMERRADKYVKTPAWRGYLRDAFAANKPWDAMAGEIIGTDGNRTGIPHAAAKFILDREAEPNLVTRDLARKFFGMDLQCAQCHDHPNIDDYYQRDYFGIYAFVSRSFVFRPDAQKPAVLAERATGEAKFKSVFTEISGGMRPRVPGDFEITEPVFSLGDEWQVAPNPKNKNLRGIPKYSRRAQLAKHAAASPYFGRNIANRLWGHMMGRALVEPRDGLHTGNPSAHPELLGLLADEFAAHNYDVRVFLRELALSQTYQRQFDLPAQIKPTALIPTLETEQKKLNAGTEIAQAAFDKAYEALAVARGKRYAAQGVLDKTLNPVSTAKKSSDAAGKALAAAQKKLTDKQAAHKKVAALAAQAKAVADEFKDDKELADPAAKLKAKVDKLAAEVAAAQKDTITKTATAKTAAEKLDAAQTISDASRANWAVIDKQVQSLDRAWQAAARGRERAMHLEARAIRRLEDAQAMVELARSQNVQVAAIAKVNDAAKQLAAAKAEEEPLSIVLAQLQFPRVAAQKEHAASAQVLAASQKTLSEKQAHAKTAAAAVVNAISSAKLAAEAAALVTQPFLATVTELQAPVTNAVARSRDAIATLQALQKLVDRDVVRAQQEVNGRVATEQSAQGKLDSATRAVAVAEAKLAEAQKRTGKLAAELVDVQAIANEAGAAVAAATETLGRRWANNFGVGGFAHLTPEQLCWSMLRASGQVATQRAAALADFDKKNPLKEGAKEDPARGLVRATHVEKFIYDKLKGNTAIFIKLFGGAAGEVQTDFYATADQALYFANGGTVRSWTGTLAGRLNQLTDPKMLAEELYLSILTRRPTSAEVAAVAQHLTAQNKNRSDAIREMAWGLMTSTEFRFRH
- a CDS encoding NIPSNAP family protein, producing the protein MKRILPFFAFLLLAAGVLAEDTRCYELRIYTAAEGKLEALNARFRDHTCKLFEKHGLTNVGYWVPVDQSDNRLIYVISSPSREAHKKSWQAFLNNPDWKKAYKASTQDGALVAKVDSIFMSATDYSPFVKPVITKKIRTFELRTYTTAPERLKNLHARFRDHTCKIFENHDMTNVAYWTPMDANQGKSNTLIYIISHFGNTDQAKKNWSGFGGDPAWKKARAASEADGKILSRRPERIYLNATDFSPIK
- a CDS encoding DUF4339 domain-containing protein; this encodes MRIALFIAPLFFLMLTEKADAFVWSFGGEKFEKVEDLPDTDDYRNENGVYQDAYVIYKHGWILWIPLWNWDARYVLSSGGGMYYEFANKSDVALLALTYGPPDKAIPFWESVGGKILWGVVLLIWAFVKFGGGMIASFRNTSQQTAYVQHPPPSIGFPKEILISRNGQQYGPYSHEQAKAMLSSGDLIDSDNAWFQGAEGWMPLHQVPGIR
- a CDS encoding acyl-ACP desaturase, which gives rise to MEGFVSGQLGLLDSLEECWQPQDLLPNLTAEDWADQVGEFREPAKGLSDAVLVVLVGDMVTEEALPTYQSLLNGFEGIGDKTGTDESPWAQWTRGWTAEENRHGDLLNKYLYLTGRVDMRAVELTIQNLLRNGFDPGTAQDPYKGFVYTSFQERATKISHKNVAQLARAEGDDGLQAICSAIATDEARHEKAYTNFMGHIFEQDPNGAVLAFRDLMRDQIVMPSHLMEDGEGPGLFESFSTVAQQLGVYTANHYAEIVKHLVRRWNVEHLTDLTGESAEAQDYLCRLGARYAKLAERSLRRAPKTESREFSWIFNRTV
- a CDS encoding M24 family metallopeptidase — its product is MQEPGKRFATGGGEILEREVFTVEPGLYSAIHGGVRVEDMVAVTADGHENFNQLHSGLDWK
- a CDS encoding acetyl xylan esterase — encoded protein: MKYLMNGMAALALLLVAGNLKAEEAKHVFILSGQSNMQGHRPQEAFTPAVEKALGKDNVIVVQDALGGQPIQRWYKNWTSPEDVKPAKTGDLYDRLMAKVRPAVKGHQLKSVTFIWMQGERDAKMKWGPVYAESLVGLHLQVCREFERTDVNFIIGRLSDFDLKNTRYPHWTMVREAQVKIANRAKNYAWVDTDDLNDGKNRAGREIKNDLHYSAEGYKTLGKRFAEAALKIIQK